AAAATGCAGTCCATAGCTGCATATAAGCGAAAACAATAGTCGCCTTGTTCAATCAAAATCGGCTTGGGAAAACCTTCATCACCTGAAGTTAATTGCAGAATATTTTTGCCTCTCAATAGAGGCGCATTTTGATACTTTTTCAAAATTTGTAGAACGCGCTGCTGCACTTGCGAGCTAGTATTGTTGAGTTTTAACAACTGTGCAACTTTTTCTACACCGTCTGCTTTATTTAACAAATGTCGATTATGATGAAACTCATAAACGCCTTTTTGGGCGAGTATACCAATCCGCTGCGGTGCCGTAGCCTTTGTTAACAGTGCTTTAACTTGGGGTTCATGTTGACGTGCTTTAATAAACCCACGTCGCATCTGACAATGCCAGCGTTCTTGTCCTATTGCTGGGGCAATTAAAGACCAAAGGTGATAACTGACAAAAGGTCGGTCGGGGGTTGACATCGCTAACAAGCAGTGAGAAAAAATACAATGGGCAGAAATTTGAGCATAATTGGCTGCTCATAACTTCTTTTGATACTTGCGGCTAGGCACGCTTTGCGGGAAGCTTCGTAATAGACTACTGAAGATGGACGGGAGAAATTGGCAACAATGAGCGTTACTAGCAATTCCAGCAAAATCAAGTTTGGTACTGATGGTTGGCGAGGGATTATTGCTGATGATTTTACTTTCCCCAATGTGCGGAAAGTCACTAGAGCGATCGCAAGTTACCTCGAAACAGCCTACACAAAAGATAGACCAGTTCTCATTGCTTACGATACGCGGTTTTTAGCTGATCAGTTTGCCCGCACAGCCGCCCAAGTCCTAGCAGATTTGGGTTGGACAGTGAAAATTACTGATCGAGATTGCCCCACACCAGTAATTGCTTATAACGCCCGTCACTTAAATTCGGCGGGGGCGTTAATGTTTACAGCAAGCCATAACCCTGCACCATATTGTGGAATTAAATATATCCCCGATTATGCCGGGCCTGCCACTCCAGAAATCACTGATACTATTGTGGCAAATATTGAAAGTGCTGCGGATGATCTGCCTAGTAACAACCCTAGCGGGTCAATTTCTATTTTTGACCCCAAACCCGATTATTTGCAATTTATCTACACATTGTTGGATGTAGAACGCATCAAAAGCGCCCATTTAAAAGTTAAATATGATGCGCTTTATTCGACATCTCGCGGTTATTTAGATGAAGTTTTGCAACAAAGTGGCGTGGAATTAGAAAGTTTCCACACTTGGCGAGATGTATTATTTGGCGGTGGAATGCCAGAACCCAAAGGCGAACAACTAGAAGAGTTAGTAGAAGCTGTACGCCGCGACCACGCTGATTTAGGTTTGGCAACCGATGGCGATAGCGATCGCTTTGGTATCGTTGATGAACAAGGTAATGTTCTCACCCCTAACACTGTGTTGTTGGTGTTAGCAAGGCATTTAATTAAAAATAAAGGCAAAAGCGGC
Above is a genomic segment from Aulosira sp. FACHB-615 containing:
- a CDS encoding PD-(D/E)XK nuclease family protein, whose amino-acid sequence is MSTPDRPFVSYHLWSLIAPAIGQERWHCQMRRGFIKARQHEPQVKALLTKATAPQRIGILAQKGVYEFHHNRHLLNKADGVEKVAQLLKLNNTSSQVQQRVLQILKKYQNAPLLRGKNILQLTSGDEGFPKPILIEQGDYCFRLYAAMDCIFIDGDRTLHILDFKTGKSAFDQRQALVYLLAVRYLYPGRQAVASFYNLELGKKSDLIKITNHEFENLKSELAIIAHQHQADLHKYHEKNSNFSKIFPPNPGQHCRFCPFNSICEFAAVSAYSDVVVPI
- a CDS encoding phosphoglucomutase/phosphomannomutase family protein, producing the protein MSVTSNSSKIKFGTDGWRGIIADDFTFPNVRKVTRAIASYLETAYTKDRPVLIAYDTRFLADQFARTAAQVLADLGWTVKITDRDCPTPVIAYNARHLNSAGALMFTASHNPAPYCGIKYIPDYAGPATPEITDTIVANIESAADDLPSNNPSGSISIFDPKPDYLQFIYTLLDVERIKSAHLKVKYDALYSTSRGYLDEVLQQSGVELESFHTWRDVLFGGGMPEPKGEQLEELVEAVRRDHADLGLATDGDSDRFGIVDEQGNVLTPNTVLLVLARHLIKNKGKSGAIVRTVATTHLLDNLAAKYGLPIYETAVGFKYIGEKMRETTVLIGGEESGGLSVIGHIPEKDGVLADMLVAEAIAYEGKPLSQLVKEAIAEADGPLYNNRLDLHLTEAHKTAVIDSYTHNPPSDVAGIKVKEVGRKDGIKLYLEEGSWVLLRPSGTEPLVRVYMETHSPEKLSQIAQVMESAIAKLG